The genomic interval CAGGAAAGAAAAAGGCCATTGGGAGTCAGTCCTTACGGAATGTTTGTCGTTGAAGGAGACAGCAAGAATTCTTTAATACAAGGCCTGGAATCTCTTTTAATTCATAGCAAAAAAAAGTCTTTGTCCACACGGGAAAATATTGAGCACCTGGCGCGCAGCTGGTATCGGGAAAACAAATCACATCCACACCAAAAATATGCGGTTTCAATTACAGCAGAGAATATTTCCCGGCTTGAAAATTTAGTTGCCCAGGCAAAAAGTGCCGTGTTATCCGATACACCTCAAAGAGCAAACGGGTCGGGTGGAATTCATTATTCTATAAACCGTCTGGGTCTGACAGGTGAAACCGCACTCGTCTTTCCCGGCTCCGGGAACCATTATATCTCAATGGGCAGAGGTATTGGTGTACAGTGGCCCGATATCTTACGGGGGATGGATGCAAAGACCCTTCAGTTAAAAACCCAGCTTCTCCCAGGTTGCTTTCTTCCGCAGAGAATTTCGTGGTCGCCGGGATGGGAGAAAGACGCCATGGAAAAAATTATATCCGATCCGCTTCATATGATTTTTGGCCAGGTTGCACATGGCGGTGTGGTTTCCAGCCTCATGAATTACTTTGAGTTGAAACCTTCCGCAGTGATTGGATACAGTCTGGGTGAGTCGGCAGGGCTTTTTGCAATGGGTGCATGGCCTGATCGCGGTCAAATGCTGAAGCGCATGCAACGCACGGACCTTTTTTCCAATTCACTCGCCGGGCCGTGTCACGCTGCTCGAAAAGCCTGGGGGCTTTCCGCTAATGAAGAGGTTAACTGGTGTGTTGCCGTGGTTAATCGCTCTGCAGATACTGTTCGCAAAGTGATTAAAAAATGGCCGACCACACGGCTTCTGATCATCAATACTCCGGATGAGTGTGTGATTGGCGGCAGGGAGATCCATGTAAAAGCCGCCATAAATATGCTGGGTTGTACGGCACTTTTTTTAGACGGTGTGATTACCGTCCACTGCGATGCGGCAATACCTGTGGCAGAGGCATACAAGGCCCTGCATATTTTTCCCACCAGTCAGCCGGGCAATTTAAAATTTTACAGCTGTGCCCTAGGAAAATCATACGATCTCACCAGTAAGAGTACGGCCGATTCAATTTTACAGCAGGCCATTGCCGGCTTCGATTTTCCTGCTGTCATAAAGCAGGCATATAGAGACGGCATCCGCATCTTTCTGGAAATGGGACCTGGCTCGTCCTGCACCAGAATGATCAATAAAATCCTTAAAAGCAAACCACATCTAGCTGCCAGCGCATGTGTGAATGGTGAAGACGACTATATTACGATATTAAATGTGCTAAGCGCCCTTTCAGCGGAACGTGCTTCGGTCAACCTGGATAAACTATACGGAAATGATTTTTATCCTCCGACAGTTGCCTTAAAGGATAAGGACAAAATTACCGGTCGGGTAAGCATTATTGTCGGAGGAAAATCTCCTTCCCTTGCCGTACCTCCTTTAAAAAGTAGAAAACAAAAACCAGGCTTCGCTTTCGGCTACGCCCGGCAAGCCAGCAACCAACAGAGCCAGTTGGAGCAAAGAGAAAATCTTGCTAAAAGCGGAGCATACAGCAAAGCCAGTTGGAGCGAAGCGGAAATCCCGCTGAAAGCGGGGCAGAAGGAAACGAGAACCCGACATCAAGACCTTATCAAAACCATGTCTGAAAATATTGAAGCCACCTCAAAAGCGCATCAAAAATTTTTGGACTTTTCAAACAACTTAACAAAAAATTTTGCAAAAACATTTTCCCTTCAAACAAAGCTGATTGAAACTGTTATCAAAGACGAAGGATACGCCCCTGAAGGCGAAGATTCACCACATCGCATTTTCCCGGAACCGGCCTTTTCCCGTGAGATGTGTATGGAATTTGCCACCGGCTCTGTTGCCAAAGTACTCGGCCCTGAATTCGCCGTCGTCGATACCTACAAGGCAAGAGTGCGCCTTCCGGATGAGCCGTTGATGCTGGTTGACAGGATCATTTCAGTAGAAGGTGAAAAAGGCTCCATGAGTCATGGCCGAGTGGTGACCGAGCATGACGTACTTCCCGATGCCTGGTATCTGGACGGTGGTCACGCTCCGGTATGTATCTCGGTGGAAGCCGGGCAGGCAGATCTTTTTTTATGCGCCTATCTGGGTATAGACCTTGTGGTTAAGGGCAAAAGAACATACCGGCTTCTTGATGCAAATGTCATCTTCCACGCAGGATTGCCACAGCCCGGTGATATCATTCGCTATGAAATTGAAATAGAAAAATTTGTGCGGCAAGGGGATACCTATCTCTTCTTTTTCAACTTTGAAGGACGAATCAATCACAATTTACTAATCAGCATGTCAAACGGATGTGCCGGTTTTTTTACCGAAGATGAGGTGATACGTTCAGGGGGAATTATCCTTACCGATGAAGATACCCGGCCATTAAAGGGCAAAATAATGGATGACTGGAACAATCTGGTTGGGTTATATCCTGAAAGCTATGACGATGATGCGGTGGAAGCACTTAGAAAGGGTGACCTGTCAAAGTGCTTCGGCCCGCTGTTTAACGGAATGAATCTTTCCGAGGCTCTGAGACTCCCGGGTGGCCGCATGAAACTGATCGACCGTATTCTTTCTTTCGATCCTGCAGGTGGTCGATACGGACTCGGTTCTATTAAGGGGCAGGCGGATATTCATCCGGACGACTGGTTTTTGACCTGCCATTTTAAAGACGACATGGTCATGCCCGGTACCCTTATGTATGAATGCTGCGCCCATACCCTCAGAATATTTATCCAGCGGATCGGCTGGGTAACGGACAAACCGGACGTATGCTACGAGCCGGTCACAGGCGTTGAAAGTGTTCTTAAATGCCGCGGGCCTGTGACTCCGAAAACCAAGCAGGTTATTTACCAAGTGGATATCAAAGAGCTGGGGTACGCGCCCGAACCTTACGTGATTGCCGATGCAGACATGTATGCAGACGGCCACCATATTGTAAGATTTAAAGACATGTCCATGAAAATGACAGGGATAACACGGGAAGAAATCGAATCATTCTGGGAAAACAAATCAAACTTAATATCTAAAAAGCGACCGGCAACTCTAAACTCGCAGCCCGTAAGCCGCGATCCGCAACCCGCAACCCGCAGCCCGCAACCCGCCATATTTGATCGCAACCACATTTTAGAATTTACCACTGGAAAGCCGTCAAAAGCATTCGGCGATTTGTATCAGCCGTTTGACAGTGAAAGATTCATCGCCAGACTTCCCGCACCCCCATATTCCTTTATCGACCGAATTGTATCCATCGAGCCTGAACAGTGGCTCCTGGAACCCGACGGATGGGTCGAAGCGGAATACGACGTAAGCCCTGATGCCTGGTACTTTAAAGCCAACAGAGCCCCTTTTATGCCCTATTGTATCATAAACGAAATAGCGCTCCAAACGTGCGGATGGCTGGCCGCATACATGGGATCAGCCCTTAAAAGTCAAAAAGACCTTAAATTCAGAAACCTTGGAGGAAATACGACCTTATATCAAAACATTCCGCCCGATAAAAATACCCTGACTTCTCGTGCCAGATTGACACAGGTTTCTAAGGCCGGCGATATGGTTATTGAAGAGTTTGATATTCAGGTTTTTCAATCCGGCTTAAAAATCTACCAGGGTGACACCAGCTTCGGCTTCTTCACCAGAGAAGCGCTGGCTGTACAAAAGGGCATTCATGGTAAGGACCAACAGACTTATGAACCGGGAGCCGGAAAAATAGAAAAGGCCGAATCATTTGCTATTAAACACGAACCGCCATTGACTCCTGACGATCAAGACGATGATAAAATTGATCGAGCACATTTTTTCTCAATGCCTGCCAAGGCTATTCTCATGCTCGACCAAATAGACATGTACGTTCCTGACGGCGGGCCATATGGCCTCGGCTTTATCCGCGGAATAAAAAAAGTGAACCCGGATGAATGGTTTTTCCAGGCACACTTTTTCCAGGACCCCGTATGCCCCGGTTCCCTCGGAATAGAATCTTTTCTGCAACTGATCAGGTTCATTGCCATAAATCGATTCAAACACCTTGAAAACAGCCATCGTTTGGAGCTGTTAACACAAACTCCTCACAACTGGATTTATCGTGGCCAGATTCTTCCGCAAAATAAAAAAATTGAGGTTGAAGCTGTGGTCACTCAAATGTCCGACAAACCGAATCCTGAAATTATTGCAAATGGATACTTGAAAGTTGATGGACTTTATATATATAAGATGGACAACTTCGGTTTTAGACTGGTTCCGGTAAAGTAGGTGTTTAGAGATATCATATAAACAATTTGTTGTTGCTCTCAGCTGGCAGTTTTTAAGTTAAAAGATGATGTCACGAGTTGCGAGTTGCGAGTTGCTAATCGAAAACAATCTTTTTTTATAACCCGCAACACGGAATCCGCAACAGGAACCATTGATCCAGCAATTTTTATTCACTGATATTAAAGAGCCGAATTCAGATATTCCGGCTTTAAGGTGTTATGCTTTACTCCAAAGTTTATATTGATGCTTTCGGCTATGAACTGGCCCCCAACGTGGTCACATCGGATGATCTTGAAAAGCGGCTTGAACCACTTTATGAGGCGCTTCATTTTCAAAAAGGTCAACTAGAGGCGTTAACCGGAATCCGAGAGCGCCGGTTCTGGAATCCTGGCTACAAGATGTATGAAGGTGCAGTAAAAGCGGGGAAAAAAGCCATTGAGAATTCAGGTATTGCCCCTGA from Thermodesulfobacteriota bacterium carries:
- a CDS encoding beta-ketoacyl synthase N-terminal-like domain-containing protein, whose amino-acid sequence is MNNNSSIAVVGMAGLFPDAPDLDTFWQNIINKAQASREVPKNRWIVDPELMVHPDPMPDKALSSRCCLINDFQFDPQGIDIDHDILKELDPLYHLVLHTGRAAIADCQVPLHSKNRTGVVLAAIALPTDASSAITREILGSSLEEKLFGSRTIHPVTRNQSLSSRVTSLPGAVLAKGFGLSGGSYTLDAACASSIYAVKLACDELLSHRADAMLAGGVSRPECLYTQVGFSQLQALSPSGRCAPFDESADGLVVGEGAGILVLKRLEDAIHEKDRIYGLIKGIGLSNDMRGNLLAPESKGQVRAMKNAYRSAGWLPHDVDLIECHGAGTPVGDTTELHSLRSLWGESGWSSKQCPIGSIKSMIGHLLTGAGAAGMIKTLLAFKHRILPPSLNFSKASEKSPLRNSPFRVQTSAEKWKKRNADLPRRAAVSAFGFGGINGHLLFEQWVSETGKSLVKTRHPAASIPHKQESPLRPDPPAVPTTKQHVPIAIVGMETIFGSLDSLRDFQKVVLGGKSNIIKKPKDRWVGCDHIANRHLGRQAFYGGFIDEISIDMGDFRIPPIEVYDILPQHLLMLKVAAGAMADANLPLRKERPQMGVIIGLEFDFEATNFHHRWNLSNSVENWEKKYQLELNESQAQAWLQSLKKESGHPLSHTRTLGALGGIVASRIAREFRFGGPSFIVSCGESSGLRALETGVRFLQQGETNSMLVGAIDLFGDVRSVITSNMIIPFSKQDHIRPFDISADGTLPGEGAAALILKRLDTAIEDGDRIYSVIKGIGSASGGGIKESVPSKSSYMLSLRRCFQDADIPPSSVSYVETHGSGDRRQDAVESEALCDYFSKNPNRNDRPCALGSVKPNVGHTGAVAGLASLVKTSLSLYQEIIPPLNNFIEPVETLRQNTAFHIPVFPQFWLRDRQDGPRRACVASMTPDGTTMHVVLEGFEYLSAEDLSGQTQKKVLQERKRPLGVSPYGMFVVEGDSKNSLIQGLESLLIHSKKKSLSTRENIEHLARSWYRENKSHPHQKYAVSITAENISRLENLVAQAKSAVLSDTPQRANGSGGIHYSINRLGLTGETALVFPGSGNHYISMGRGIGVQWPDILRGMDAKTLQLKTQLLPGCFLPQRISWSPGWEKDAMEKIISDPLHMIFGQVAHGGVVSSLMNYFELKPSAVIGYSLGESAGLFAMGAWPDRGQMLKRMQRTDLFSNSLAGPCHAARKAWGLSANEEVNWCVAVVNRSADTVRKVIKKWPTTRLLIINTPDECVIGGREIHVKAAINMLGCTALFLDGVITVHCDAAIPVAEAYKALHIFPTSQPGNLKFYSCALGKSYDLTSKSTADSILQQAIAGFDFPAVIKQAYRDGIRIFLEMGPGSSCTRMINKILKSKPHLAASACVNGEDDYITILNVLSALSAERASVNLDKLYGNDFYPPTVALKDKDKITGRVSIIVGGKSPSLAVPPLKSRKQKPGFAFGYARQASNQQSQLEQRENLAKSGAYSKASWSEAEIPLKAGQKETRTRHQDLIKTMSENIEATSKAHQKFLDFSNNLTKNFAKTFSLQTKLIETVIKDEGYAPEGEDSPHRIFPEPAFSREMCMEFATGSVAKVLGPEFAVVDTYKARVRLPDEPLMLVDRIISVEGEKGSMSHGRVVTEHDVLPDAWYLDGGHAPVCISVEAGQADLFLCAYLGIDLVVKGKRTYRLLDANVIFHAGLPQPGDIIRYEIEIEKFVRQGDTYLFFFNFEGRINHNLLISMSNGCAGFFTEDEVIRSGGIILTDEDTRPLKGKIMDDWNNLVGLYPESYDDDAVEALRKGDLSKCFGPLFNGMNLSEALRLPGGRMKLIDRILSFDPAGGRYGLGSIKGQADIHPDDWFLTCHFKDDMVMPGTLMYECCAHTLRIFIQRIGWVTDKPDVCYEPVTGVESVLKCRGPVTPKTKQVIYQVDIKELGYAPEPYVIADADMYADGHHIVRFKDMSMKMTGITREEIESFWENKSNLISKKRPATLNSQPVSRDPQPATRSPQPAIFDRNHILEFTTGKPSKAFGDLYQPFDSERFIARLPAPPYSFIDRIVSIEPEQWLLEPDGWVEAEYDVSPDAWYFKANRAPFMPYCIINEIALQTCGWLAAYMGSALKSQKDLKFRNLGGNTTLYQNIPPDKNTLTSRARLTQVSKAGDMVIEEFDIQVFQSGLKIYQGDTSFGFFTREALAVQKGIHGKDQQTYEPGAGKIEKAESFAIKHEPPLTPDDQDDDKIDRAHFFSMPAKAILMLDQIDMYVPDGGPYGLGFIRGIKKVNPDEWFFQAHFFQDPVCPGSLGIESFLQLIRFIAINRFKHLENSHRLELLTQTPHNWIYRGQILPQNKKIEVEAVVTQMSDKPNPEIIANGYLKVDGLYIYKMDNFGFRLVPVK